Proteins found in one Sorghum bicolor cultivar BTx623 chromosome 1, Sorghum_bicolor_NCBIv3, whole genome shotgun sequence genomic segment:
- the LOC8080178 gene encoding uncharacterized protein LOC8080178: protein MLVGRSPALPLVTAETPAFGLFITARNVSSAMVVKLSDNKCGGKLSVGRNIEPGKSRREWRALSADQAQASVMDVDEECKQVLTSLDFSSEDAEKMLKKAFGWIHSSYWSEERKKEVPNSEVVTGVLNYIRSLGLSDEDLHKLLKKFPEVLGCDLDSEVKLNVSKLDSDWGINGKTLRSLLLRNPKVLGYNIDCRGDCMAQCTRCWVRF from the exons ATGTTGGTTGGCAGATCACCAGCACTGCCTTTGGTGACTGCTGAAACTCCTGCATTTGGCTTATTTATAACAGCT CGCAATGTCTCGAGTGCAATGGTGGTGAAGCTTTCAGATAACAAATGTGGAGGAAAATTGAGTGTCGGGCGAAACATCGAGCCTGGGAAaagccgtcgggaatggcgggcGCTATCGGCCGACCAAGCGCAAGCTTCTGTCATGGATGTCGATGAGGAGTGCAAACAAGTCCTCacttcattggatttctccagcGAAGACGCTgagaagatgttgaagaaggccTTTGGCTGGATCCACTCCTCGTATTGGAGCGAGGAGAGAAAGAAGGAGGTTCCGAATTCCGAGGTTGTAACTGGAGTGCTGAACTACATCAGGAGCCTCGGGCTATCCGACGAAGACCTTCACAAGTTGCTGAAGAAGTTCCCGGAGGTTCTTGGGTGCGATCTTGACAGCGAGGTGAAGCTGAATGTGAGCAAGCTGGACAGTGACTGGGGGATAAATGGGAAAACTCTGAGGAGCCTTCTCCTGAGGAATCCAAAGGTTTTGGGATACAATATTGACTGCAGAGGGGATTGCATGGCCCAGTGCACCCGCTGTTGGGTTAGGTTCTAA
- the LOC8079658 gene encoding zinc finger protein STOP1 homolog: protein MEVCNLGNNAMEAQQQREQSQAGGCTDDDPAAVLTCLTFLEQKIAHLRAIIGAAPRPPRQMVSAELSCIAVQLVSISKSLAATGGGGAAAADQDDGAARSPAPNDGDSDSSDHDLLHAEDDYGDGDGDSDGRMPPAGSYEVIELGKEEILAPHVHSCKVCGKGFKRDANLRMHMRGHGEEYKTAAALAKPASAPSSSLARCFYSCPFVGCKRNREHRSFQPLKTAVCVKNHYRRSHCDKSYTCRRCNVKRFSVLADLRTHEKHCGRDRWVCSCGTSFSRKDKLFGHVAAFDGHAPALPPEDDDAVTNAVGLGTGSGRLTTMDTEAVSRMASMEFFPDAVLDGLVCSDIKGFALMDGGQGQYLEDDDGRGSLSPLPMGLDSCDFDGFDLFGAPAIDF from the coding sequence ATGGAGGTTTGCAATCTTGGCAATAATGCCATGGAGGCTCAGCAGCAGCGCGAGCAGAGCCAAGCCGGGGGCTGCACCGACGACGACCCGGCGGCGGTGCTGACGTGCCTCACATTCCTGGAGCAGAAGATCGCGCACCTCCGCGCCATCATCGGCGCGGCGCCGCGCCCGCCGCGGCAGATGGTGTCGGCCGAGCTCAGCTGCATCGCCGTGCAGCTCGTCTCCATCTCCAAGAGCCTCGCCGCGACCGGTGGCGgcggggccgcggcggcggaccAGGACGACGGCGCCGCCCGATCGCCGGCCCCGAACGACGGCGACAGCGACTCGTCCGACCATGACCTCCTCCACGCCGAGGACGactacggcgacggcgacggcgacagcGATGGCCGCATGCCACCGGCCGGCTCCTACGAGGTGATCGAGCTCGGCAAGGAGGAGATCCTGGCGCCGCACGTGCACTCGTGCAAGGTCTGCGGCAAGGGCTTCAAGCGCGACGCCAACCTGCGCATGCACATGCGCGGCCACGGCGAGGAGTacaagacggcggcggcgctcgccAAGCCCGCCTCCGCGCCGTCGTCCTCGCTGGCCCGGTGCTTCTACTCCTGCCCCTTCGTCGGGTGCAAGCGCAACAGGGAGCACCGGAGCTTCCAGCCGCTCAAGACGGCCGTCTGCGTCAAGAACCACTACCGCCGGAGCCACTGCGACAAGAGCTACACCTGCCGCCGGTGCAACGTCAAGCGCTTCTCCGTGCTCGCCGACCTGCGCACGCACGAGAAGCACTGCGGCCGCGACCGATGGGTCTGCTCCTGTGGCACCTCCTTCTCCAGGAAGGACAAGCTCTTCGGCCACGTCGCCGCCTTCGACGGCCACGCGCCCGCGCTGCCACCGGAGGACGACGACGCTGTTACCAATGCTGTCGGCCTCGGAACTGGCTCTGGTCGCCTGACGACGATGGACACCGAGGCAGTGAGCAGAATGGCGAGCATGGAGTTCTTCCCGGACGCCGTGCTCGATGGTCTCGTCTGTTCTGACATCAAGGGCTTCGCGCTCATGGATGGTGGACAAGGACAATATCTggaggacgacgacggacgAGGGTCGCTCTCACCATTGCCAATGGGGCTCGATTCCTGTGATTTTGATGGATTTGATCTCTTTGGGGCACCagcaattgatttctga